In the genome of Gordonia rubripertincta, one region contains:
- a CDS encoding helix-turn-helix domain-containing protein, protein MRTDLSKLADPDRGNIGALEFAIPVWATATALVLVLIVAWLFGSVAKWLLRRRARLNTTTCMVLSIVGTAVGLFIAGAVDHRMDIWSAMTIVLGLVSSIVAVGAYALIAARLQTPTDISVAELLESGESERVEFKSTARMNLRTKQRDPALEAVIVKTVAAFLNSDGGNLLIGVDDDGTPLGLDADFTLLRQPDADRFELWLRDLLTTMLGQSTAAEVGISFEKVPRPSGGADSEGPAEVLVCRVECTPSPRPVYLRGTKNNAVPEFWVRAGNSSRQLSVDQAAEYVMYRWPLGVGRAVAAQVQAAVRFSASS, encoded by the coding sequence GTGCGAACCGACCTGAGCAAGCTGGCCGACCCCGATCGCGGCAACATCGGAGCCCTGGAGTTCGCCATACCGGTGTGGGCGACGGCGACCGCGCTGGTGCTGGTCCTGATCGTGGCCTGGCTCTTCGGTTCCGTCGCGAAGTGGCTGCTGCGTCGACGGGCACGGCTGAACACGACCACCTGCATGGTGCTCTCGATCGTCGGCACCGCCGTCGGCCTGTTCATCGCCGGCGCCGTCGACCACCGCATGGACATCTGGAGCGCGATGACCATCGTGCTCGGACTTGTCAGTTCGATCGTCGCGGTCGGCGCCTACGCGTTGATCGCGGCGCGGCTGCAGACCCCTACCGACATCTCGGTCGCCGAACTCCTGGAGTCCGGCGAATCCGAACGGGTCGAGTTCAAGTCGACCGCCCGCATGAACCTGCGCACCAAGCAACGCGATCCCGCACTCGAGGCGGTGATCGTCAAAACGGTGGCCGCATTCCTCAACTCCGACGGCGGGAACCTGCTGATCGGCGTCGACGACGACGGCACTCCCCTGGGTCTCGACGCCGATTTCACCCTGCTCCGCCAGCCCGACGCCGACCGGTTCGAACTGTGGCTGCGCGACCTCCTCACCACGATGCTCGGTCAGAGCACCGCCGCCGAGGTGGGCATCTCCTTCGAGAAGGTTCCGCGCCCCTCCGGGGGCGCCGACTCCGAGGGTCCGGCCGAGGTCCTCGTGTGCCGGGTGGAGTGCACCCCGTCGCCCCGCCCGGTCTATCTGCGCGGCACGAAGAACAACGCCGTACCCGAATTCTGGGTGCGCGCAGGCAACTCGAGCCGGCAACTGAGCGTCGACCAGGCCGCCGAATACGTCATGTACCGCTGGCCGCTCGGCGTCGGACGCGCTGTTGCCGCTCAGGTGCAGGCGGCGGTGCGGTTCTCGGCGAGTTCGTAA
- a CDS encoding VOC family protein, with the protein MNWTLEVVTLPVTDVDRTKAFYESIGFNPDHDHTVSDEIRFVQMTPPGSNCSIAFGKGITDRAPGTTGPLIICVTDIDAAREQLLAAGVEASEVDVQPWGHFVYFTDPDGNQWSAQYLPYRDNAG; encoded by the coding sequence GTGAACTGGACGCTCGAAGTCGTCACCCTGCCCGTCACAGACGTCGATCGCACCAAGGCGTTCTACGAGTCGATCGGATTCAACCCCGATCACGACCACACCGTGAGTGACGAGATCCGCTTCGTCCAGATGACCCCGCCCGGGTCGAACTGCTCGATCGCGTTCGGCAAGGGCATCACGGATCGAGCGCCCGGGACCACCGGCCCGCTCATCATCTGCGTCACCGACATCGACGCCGCCCGTGAACAGCTGCTCGCCGCGGGTGTCGAGGCCAGTGAGGTCGACGTCCAGCCGTGGGGTCACTTCGTCTACTTCACCGACCCGGACGGCAACCAGTGGTCGGCGCAGTACCTGCCCTACCGAGACAACGCCGGCTGA
- a CDS encoding endonuclease domain-containing protein, whose amino-acid sequence MGTESGVFTLAELTAMDWSRDDIAQARRAGTLISVTRGWVRSPGADSRVVSAVTAGGALSCVSALRFHQAHGSPGIWIPPGHSETHVRRSKHMKSAARPTGPFRWCQGFGRPLPVTTAVDAIPTALNCAARCLGAEEWIAVVDSVLNTTEWTVPDIQAQMGIVSKTVAAMFARCDERSQSGTESIARLRLRAAGFRVDVQPSIGGREHADLRTGALLIECDGRSYHSDENAFRNDRRRDRMTTIDRWITMRLTYDDVLYGWDQVLEDIRAVTRPDRHRIRRGNDPRRAHLASP is encoded by the coding sequence ATGGGCACCGAATCAGGCGTTTTCACGCTCGCGGAATTGACGGCGATGGACTGGTCGCGAGATGACATCGCACAGGCACGCCGAGCCGGCACTCTCATCTCCGTCACCCGCGGCTGGGTCCGATCACCTGGCGCCGACTCGCGGGTCGTATCCGCGGTGACTGCCGGTGGAGCACTCTCGTGTGTCAGTGCGCTGCGGTTCCATCAGGCGCATGGAAGCCCCGGGATCTGGATTCCACCCGGGCACAGTGAGACGCATGTTCGGCGCAGCAAACACATGAAATCCGCCGCTCGGCCCACAGGACCGTTCCGGTGGTGCCAGGGCTTCGGACGCCCACTGCCGGTGACGACGGCGGTCGATGCGATCCCGACAGCGCTCAACTGTGCTGCCCGGTGCCTGGGTGCCGAGGAATGGATCGCGGTGGTCGACTCGGTGCTCAACACCACCGAATGGACCGTCCCCGACATACAGGCCCAGATGGGAATCGTGTCCAAGACCGTGGCAGCGATGTTCGCCAGGTGCGACGAGCGCTCGCAGTCCGGCACCGAATCGATAGCCCGGCTTCGACTGCGGGCAGCGGGTTTTCGTGTCGACGTCCAGCCGTCGATCGGTGGCCGCGAACACGCCGATCTGCGGACCGGGGCGCTGCTCATCGAGTGCGATGGCCGGTCCTACCATTCCGACGAGAACGCCTTCCGGAATGACCGACGGCGGGACCGGATGACGACCATCGACCGGTGGATCACGATGCGCCTGACCTACGACGACGTGCTCTACGGCTGGGATCAGGTACTCGAAGACATCCGCGCGGTCACCCGCCCCGACCGGCACCGCATTCGTCGTGGCAACGACCCCCGCCGCGCCCACCTCGCGTCCCCCTGA